TCTCTGTTCGGAGTATTCTGTAAAACCTTTTTTTGAACAAAACGATAACAATCCTTTTTTTGGTCTGTTTTACAAAAACATGAAGCGTTGGGCGTTTCATTCTCAAATGTTTTTTTTGACGCAGAAATTTAAATCCCAACTTGAACTTCAAAAAGCAAAAGGTACGGTTATTCAAGATAGAACCATTTATGAAGACGCCGAAATTTTTGCGCATAATTTATATGTGCAAAAACACATGAGTAAAGAAGAGTACAATACCTATTCCGATTTATACCAATCTATTTTGCGCACCATTCGCCCACCCGATTTACTCATCTTTGTTGATTGCTCGGTAAAAACACTGTTGAAGCGGATTGAAAAGCGCGGGCGAGATTCAGAACAGAGTATTCCACTTGATTATTTGAAAGGCTTACATCGTTCCTATCGAAAATGGATTAAAGCGTATTCACATTCTCCAGTTTTGGTGTATTCGAGTGAAAAAATTGATTATCTTTCAGACTTTGTACATCGACACGATTTGCTGCAGAAAATTGAGAAATATTTATGAACTTAAAAACAAAATTCACCGAACAGTTTCAACTTGAGCATCCCATTGTATGCGCTCCCATGTTTTTGGTGAGCACTGTGAAGCTAGTGCTTGCTGCCAGCAAAGCCGGAGGGATAGGCGCTTTCCCGGCGCTTAATTATAGACCTATCGAAAAATATGCCTTAGCCTTGCAGCAGATAAAAAAGGAAAGCGATAAGCCATTTGCGGTAAATCTCATTGTTCAAGCTTCAAACAAATATTTGGAGCAGCAACTTGAACTTACTCTTGAGGCAAAAACTCCGTTGATTATTACTTCATTGGGAAAGCCAGATAAAGTGATACAAAAAGCCCACGCAGCTGGAACGAAAGTTTACTGCGATGTGATTAATTTGGAACATGCAAAAAAAGTAATCGATCTTGGTGCTGACGGACTCATTGCGGTTTCGTATGGAGCGGGTGGCCATGCCGGAAATATTTCGCCCTTTGTGCTCATTCCTGCACTTGCAGATGCGTTTGATGTTCCAGTTTTGGCAGCTGGCGGAATTACCGATGGCCGCACAATGGCGGCAGCATTAGATTTGGGGGCATCGGGAGTTTATCTGGGCACACGCTTTATCGCTTCGAAAGAGTGTGAAGTTTCAGAAGACTATAAACAAACCATTCTGCAATCTGGGTTTTCAGACGTAATCAACACAGACCGAGTTGACGGAT
The genomic region above belongs to Deltaproteobacteria bacterium CG11_big_fil_rev_8_21_14_0_20_42_23 and contains:
- a CDS encoding deoxynucleoside kinase, translating into MATQKYIAVAGNIGAGKSSLIDFLCSEYSVKPFFEQNDNNPFFGLFYKNMKRWAFHSQMFFLTQKFKSQLELQKAKGTVIQDRTIYEDAEIFAHNLYVQKHMSKEEYNTYSDLYQSILRTIRPPDLLIFVDCSVKTLLKRIEKRGRDSEQSIPLDYLKGLHRSYRKWIKAYSHSPVLVYSSEKIDYLSDFVHRHDLLQKIEKYL
- a CDS encoding 2-nitropropane dioxygenase, yielding MNLKTKFTEQFQLEHPIVCAPMFLVSTVKLVLAASKAGGIGAFPALNYRPIEKYALALQQIKKESDKPFAVNLIVQASNKYLEQQLELTLEAKTPLIITSLGKPDKVIQKAHAAGTKVYCDVINLEHAKKVIDLGADGLIAVSYGAGGHAGNISPFVLIPALADAFDVPVLAAGGITDGRTMAAALDLGASGVYLGTRFIASKECEVSEDYKQTILQSGFSDVINTDRVDGYPGNFLKTAALEAIGLEDSVLETLLKKNKRFRRALAIKRSLKSLFGHDKKVSYKTVFAAGQCVEMIHELKSVEDIMKDIVHEYAELRKG